In a single window of the Agromyces sp. H17E-10 genome:
- the purD gene encoding phosphoribosylamine--glycine ligase, which produces MKILVLGSGAREHAIVLALLDEEAGHEITAAPGNAGIAASPTSSARGSVTTVALDATDAALVTDYAADNGIELVVIGPEAPLVAGVADALRARGIPVFGPGKQAAALEGSKTFAKRIMEAADVPTGRATLATTLDEVAATLDEFGAPFVVKADGLAAGKGVLVTDDRDAALAHAVHYLQQGPVLVEEFLDGQEVSLFLLSDGEHVLPLSPAQDYKRLRDGDQGPNTGGMGAYSPLPWLGDAVDGRGGRFGSEQAFVDEVIETIALPTVRQLAAEQTPFVGLLYAGLILTSRGIRVIEFNARFGDPETQVVLPRLETPLSGLLLAAATGGLGSLERPVFRDRAAVTVVLASEGYPESPETGRVIEGLEAAASVPGVHLAHAATAVGALPDDAQPGEEAPLIATGGRVLNVVALGDGFADARRRAYEALGQVRLEGGQYRTDIAARVAE; this is translated from the coding sequence GTGAAGATCCTCGTCCTCGGTTCGGGCGCGCGCGAGCACGCCATCGTCCTCGCGCTGCTCGATGAGGAGGCCGGCCACGAGATCACCGCCGCCCCCGGCAACGCCGGCATCGCGGCCTCGCCGACCTCGTCGGCCCGCGGCAGCGTCACGACCGTCGCCCTCGACGCGACCGACGCGGCGCTCGTCACCGACTACGCCGCCGACAACGGCATCGAGCTCGTCGTCATCGGCCCCGAGGCGCCGCTCGTCGCCGGCGTCGCCGACGCGCTGCGGGCCCGCGGCATCCCCGTCTTCGGCCCCGGCAAGCAGGCCGCCGCGCTCGAGGGCTCGAAGACCTTCGCGAAGCGCATCATGGAGGCGGCGGACGTGCCGACCGGGCGCGCGACGCTCGCCACCACCCTCGACGAGGTCGCCGCGACGCTCGACGAGTTCGGTGCCCCGTTCGTCGTGAAGGCCGACGGTCTCGCGGCAGGCAAGGGCGTGCTCGTGACCGACGACCGCGACGCCGCGCTCGCCCACGCCGTGCACTACCTGCAGCAGGGCCCCGTGCTCGTCGAGGAGTTCCTCGACGGGCAGGAGGTGTCGCTCTTCCTGCTCTCCGACGGCGAGCACGTGCTGCCGCTGTCGCCCGCGCAGGACTACAAGCGCCTGCGCGACGGCGACCAGGGACCGAACACGGGCGGCATGGGCGCGTACTCGCCACTGCCGTGGCTCGGCGACGCGGTCGACGGCCGCGGCGGGCGGTTCGGCAGCGAGCAGGCGTTCGTCGACGAGGTCATCGAGACCATCGCGCTGCCCACGGTGCGGCAGCTCGCCGCCGAGCAGACCCCGTTCGTCGGGCTGCTGTACGCGGGGCTGATCCTCACCTCGCGCGGCATCCGCGTCATCGAGTTCAACGCGCGCTTCGGCGACCCCGAGACGCAGGTCGTGCTGCCGCGGCTCGAGACCCCGCTCTCGGGCCTGCTGCTGGCGGCCGCGACCGGCGGGCTCGGCTCGCTCGAACGCCCGGTGTTCCGCGACCGGGCCGCCGTCACCGTCGTGCTCGCGAGCGAGGGCTACCCCGAGTCTCCCGAGACCGGCCGGGTCATCGAGGGGCTCGAGGCCGCGGCATCCGTGCCGGGTGTGCACCTCGCCCACGCCGCGACCGCCGTGGGCGCCCTGCCCGACGACGCCCAGCCCGGCGAGGAGGCGCCGCTCATCGCGACCGGCGGCCGCGTGCTCAACGTGGTCGCGCTCGGCGACGGCTTCGCCGACGCCCGGCGGCGCGCGTACGAGGCGCTCGGCCAGGTGCGCCTCGAGGGCGGGCAGTACCGCACCGACATCGCGGCGCGCGTCGCCGAATAG
- a CDS encoding sterol carrier family protein gives MARARIGDDIGRAAIGAIAEIARQHGTDVGEASASVDRSTLALAVRYSLQLLAEQAPGATLEVRVPPFAAVQCVEGPKHTRGTPPNVIETDAATWLALATGVRSWADARQSGTVHASGQRADLEGLLPVV, from the coding sequence ATGGCACGAGCGAGGATCGGCGACGACATCGGCCGGGCGGCGATCGGGGCGATCGCCGAGATCGCCCGGCAGCACGGCACGGACGTCGGGGAGGCGAGCGCCTCGGTCGACCGCTCGACCCTCGCGCTCGCGGTGCGGTACTCGCTGCAGCTGCTCGCCGAGCAGGCGCCCGGTGCGACGCTCGAGGTGCGGGTGCCGCCGTTCGCGGCCGTGCAGTGCGTCGAGGGCCCCAAGCACACCCGCGGCACCCCGCCGAACGTCATCGAGACGGATGCGGCGACCTGGCTCGCGCTCGCGACGGGCGTTCGCTCCTGGGCCGACGCACGTCAGTCGGGCACGGTGCACGCGTCGGGGCAGCGGGCCGATCTCGAGGGGCTCCTGCCGGTCGTCTGA
- a CDS encoding signal peptidase II, protein MSAEPTPSDPQPADANPDGVRDHGASGRRLFWWALVVAVVVVIADQASKWWAEAELGDGTTIPVIGDLIRFVLVYNPGAAFSIGTEYTWIFAIVAGLGAIALAWFAWRVRSVGWAIALGLLLGGALTHLGDRLFRAPGFGRGHVVDFIGYGDWFIGNVADIAIFAGAVMVLVLTLMGVSPTGRRSRDD, encoded by the coding sequence GTGAGTGCAGAGCCGACGCCATCCGACCCCCAGCCGGCCGACGCGAACCCCGACGGGGTGCGCGACCACGGGGCATCCGGCCGCCGCCTGTTCTGGTGGGCGCTCGTCGTCGCGGTCGTCGTCGTGATCGCCGACCAGGCCAGCAAGTGGTGGGCCGAGGCCGAGCTCGGCGACGGCACGACGATCCCCGTCATCGGCGACCTCATCCGCTTCGTGCTCGTCTACAACCCGGGCGCCGCGTTCTCGATCGGCACCGAGTACACGTGGATCTTCGCGATCGTCGCGGGTCTCGGCGCCATCGCCCTCGCGTGGTTCGCGTGGCGCGTGCGCTCGGTGGGCTGGGCGATCGCGCTCGGACTGCTGCTGGGCGGCGCGCTCACCCATCTCGGCGATCGCCTCTTTCGGGCGCCCGGATTCGGACGCGGGCACGTCGTCGACTTCATCGGCTACGGCGACTGGTTCATCGGCAACGTCGCCGACATCGCGATCTTCGCGGGTGCCGTGATGGTGCTCGTGCTCACGCTCATGGGCGTCTCGCCGACTGGCCGCCGCTCGCGCGACGACTGA
- a CDS encoding carboxymuconolactone decarboxylase family protein: MTTTTIDSTASAVPVAPTRRLDLDGVAPAFVRAVSALDDAAEAEADRAGIEKVLRELVRLRASQLNGCSYCVDLHSRDALDAGELVQRLYAVAVWRESNFFTARERAAFALVDDVTRLSETHVPDETWAVASAAFTDDEVAALLALVVSVNAWNELAVSTRGWRPKLRI, translated from the coding sequence ATGACCACGACGACCATCGACTCCACCGCATCCGCCGTTCCCGTCGCCCCGACCCGCCGCCTCGACCTCGACGGCGTCGCGCCCGCCTTCGTCCGCGCCGTCAGCGCGCTCGACGACGCCGCCGAGGCCGAGGCCGACCGGGCCGGCATCGAGAAGGTCCTGCGCGAGCTCGTGCGGCTGCGCGCCTCGCAGCTCAACGGCTGCTCGTACTGCGTCGACCTGCACTCGCGCGACGCGCTCGACGCGGGCGAGCTCGTGCAGCGCCTCTACGCCGTCGCCGTCTGGCGCGAGTCGAACTTCTTCACCGCCCGCGAGCGGGCGGCGTTCGCGCTCGTCGACGATGTCACCCGGTTGTCGGAGACCCATGTCCCCGACGAGACCTGGGCCGTGGCATCCGCGGCCTTCACCGACGACGAAGTGGCCGCGCTGCTCGCCCTCGTCGTGTCGGTCAACGCCTGGAACGAGCTCGCCGTCTCCACGCGCGGATGGCGACCCAAGCTGCGCATCTGA
- the pdxR gene encoding MocR-like pyridoxine biosynthesis transcription factor PdxR, which produces MDLHLALDPRRKAASLEEALRAAVTDGRLAPGTRLPPTRTLAHDLGLARNSVAEVYARLVGEGRLEARVGSGTWVRDIPTPVPGARIDRSTRFDLDLRGGLPDASGFARSAWSRAVARSLAEAPGTSFAYGALEGTVELRTALAGYLARTRGVVAGSDDLVVTHGFGELLSTVARALAATGRRRIAVEAYGHASHREVLAAAGLEPVPVELDRDGMVVDRLETAGVDAVLVTPAHQFPTGVPLSAPRRSALGDWARANGAIVIEDDYDGEFRFDGRAIGAFQSLAPEHTVYGGTASKALAPGLGIGWGVVPAGLRDAVLEQRRLSGAATDAISQLALAAFIGAGDYDRAVRGARLRYRARRELLERLVAERLPDARIAGLEAGLHCLLELPPGIAEAEVVREAADLGLRYGGLASYAADGATAESRPPTMVVGYGAPPEHRFEHAIAAVIASIEAARTALGPRG; this is translated from the coding sequence TTGGATCTCCACCTCGCCCTCGACCCGCGGCGCAAGGCCGCCTCGCTCGAGGAGGCGCTCCGCGCCGCGGTGACCGACGGGCGGCTGGCACCGGGTACCCGGCTCCCGCCGACCCGCACGCTCGCGCACGACCTCGGCCTGGCGCGCAACAGCGTCGCCGAGGTGTACGCCAGGCTCGTCGGCGAAGGCCGTCTCGAGGCGCGCGTCGGTTCGGGCACGTGGGTGCGCGACATCCCGACTCCGGTGCCCGGCGCACGCATCGACCGTTCGACCCGGTTCGACCTCGACCTGCGGGGCGGGCTGCCCGATGCGTCGGGCTTCGCCCGCTCGGCGTGGAGCCGGGCCGTCGCGCGATCGCTCGCCGAGGCGCCCGGCACCTCGTTCGCGTACGGCGCGCTCGAGGGCACGGTCGAGCTGCGCACCGCGCTCGCCGGGTACCTCGCTCGCACCCGCGGTGTCGTCGCCGGCTCAGACGACCTCGTCGTCACCCACGGGTTCGGCGAACTGCTGTCGACCGTCGCCCGCGCCCTCGCCGCGACGGGCCGGCGGCGCATCGCCGTCGAGGCCTACGGCCACGCCTCGCACCGCGAGGTGCTCGCCGCCGCCGGCCTCGAGCCCGTGCCGGTCGAGCTCGACCGCGACGGCATGGTCGTCGACCGGCTCGAGACGGCCGGCGTCGACGCCGTGCTCGTGACGCCTGCGCACCAGTTCCCGACGGGAGTGCCGCTCTCGGCGCCTCGCCGCTCGGCGCTCGGCGACTGGGCGCGTGCGAACGGCGCGATCGTGATCGAGGACGACTACGACGGCGAGTTCCGCTTCGACGGCCGGGCCATCGGCGCGTTCCAGTCGCTCGCGCCCGAGCACACGGTCTACGGCGGCACCGCGAGCAAGGCCCTCGCCCCTGGGCTCGGCATCGGCTGGGGGGTCGTGCCGGCGGGCCTGCGCGACGCCGTGCTCGAGCAGCGCCGGCTGAGCGGCGCGGCGACCGACGCGATCTCGCAGCTCGCGCTCGCCGCCTTCATCGGGGCGGGCGACTACGACCGTGCGGTACGCGGGGCGCGCCTGCGCTACCGGGCCCGACGCGAGCTGCTCGAACGGCTCGTCGCCGAGCGGCTGCCCGACGCGCGCATCGCGGGTCTCGAGGCCGGCCTGCACTGCCTGCTCGAACTGCCGCCGGGCATCGCGGAGGCCGAGGTCGTACGCGAGGCCGCGGACCTCGGGCTGCGCTACGGCGGGCTCGCGTCGTACGCGGCCGACGGCGCGACCGCCGAGTCCCGGCCGCCGACGATGGTCGTCGGCTACGGAGCGCCGCCCGAGCATCGGTTCGAGCACGCCATCGCCGCGGTGATCGCCTCGATCGAGGCGGCTCGCACCGCGCTCGGGCCGCGCGGCTGA
- the purF gene encoding amidophosphoribosyltransferase has protein sequence MCGIVGIVSTEPVNQQIYDSLLLLQHRGQDSTGIATADGPVFHMAKARGQVREAFRTRDMRSLIGNMGLGHVRYTTKGAAEREEEAQPFYVNAPYGIILVHNGNLTNTRELSGDLFSIDRRHVNSTSDTEMLLNVLATELQGQIKGLELDPDQVFEAVSQVHERVEGSYAVISMIAGYGLLAFRDPFGIRPLILGKRVTEAGRDEWIVASESLVLENGDYEIVRDVEPGEAIFITLDGEMISRQCAKNPVLVPCSFEYVYLARPDSVMNGISVYESRLRMGDRLADTVATHMPLGDVDVVMPIPDSSRPSAMQVAQKLGIEYREGFYKNRYVGRTFIMPGQSERKRSVRQKLNAMGTEFRGKNILIVDDSIVRGTTSQQIVQMARDAGANKVTFASAAPPVRYPHVYGINMPSRQELIAHGRKIPEIAAELGADHMIYQEVADLQAAITEGTSIDRLDLSCFTGEYVTGTVTDEYLGWVERTQLS, from the coding sequence ATGTGCGGCATCGTCGGCATCGTCTCCACCGAGCCCGTCAACCAGCAGATCTACGACAGCCTGCTGCTCCTGCAGCACCGCGGCCAGGACTCGACGGGCATCGCGACCGCCGACGGCCCCGTGTTCCACATGGCGAAGGCGCGGGGGCAGGTGCGCGAGGCGTTCCGCACCCGCGACATGCGCTCGCTCATCGGCAACATGGGCCTCGGCCACGTGCGCTACACGACGAAGGGCGCCGCCGAGCGCGAGGAGGAGGCGCAGCCGTTCTACGTGAACGCGCCGTACGGCATCATCCTCGTGCACAACGGCAACCTCACGAACACGCGCGAGCTGTCGGGCGACCTGTTCTCGATCGACCGCCGCCACGTGAACTCGACGAGCGACACCGAGATGCTGCTCAACGTGCTCGCGACCGAGCTGCAGGGCCAGATCAAGGGGCTCGAGCTCGACCCCGACCAGGTCTTCGAGGCCGTCTCGCAGGTGCATGAGCGGGTCGAGGGCTCGTACGCGGTCATCTCGATGATCGCGGGCTACGGGCTGCTCGCGTTCCGCGACCCGTTCGGCATCCGCCCCCTCATCCTCGGCAAGCGCGTCACCGAGGCCGGCCGCGACGAGTGGATCGTCGCGAGCGAGTCGCTCGTGCTCGAGAACGGCGACTACGAGATCGTGCGCGACGTCGAGCCGGGTGAGGCGATCTTCATCACGCTCGACGGCGAGATGATCTCGCGCCAGTGCGCGAAGAACCCCGTGCTCGTGCCGTGCTCGTTCGAGTACGTGTACCTCGCCCGTCCCGACTCGGTCATGAACGGCATCTCGGTGTACGAGTCGCGCCTGCGCATGGGTGATCGCCTCGCCGACACCGTCGCGACGCACATGCCGCTCGGCGACGTCGACGTCGTCATGCCGATCCCCGACTCGTCGCGCCCGTCGGCGATGCAGGTCGCGCAGAAGCTCGGCATCGAGTACCGCGAGGGCTTCTACAAGAACCGCTACGTCGGCCGCACGTTCATCATGCCCGGCCAGTCCGAGCGCAAGCGGTCGGTACGCCAGAAGCTCAACGCGATGGGCACGGAGTTCCGCGGCAAGAACATCCTCATCGTCGACGACTCGATCGTGCGCGGCACGACGTCGCAGCAGATCGTGCAGATGGCCCGCGACGCGGGTGCCAACAAGGTGACGTTCGCCTCGGCCGCGCCGCCCGTGCGCTACCCGCACGTGTACGGCATCAACATGCCGAGCCGTCAGGAGCTCATCGCGCACGGCCGCAAGATCCCCGAGATCGCGGCCGAGCTCGGCGCCGACCACATGATCTACCAGGAGGTCGCCGACCTGCAGGCGGCGATCACCGAGGGCACGTCGATCGACCGTCTCGACCTGTCGTGCTTCACGGGCGAGTACGTCACCGGCACCGTGACCGACGAGTACCTGGGCTGGGTCGAGCGCACGCAGCTCAGCTGA